A single genomic interval of bacterium harbors:
- the glgB gene encoding 1,4-alpha-glucan branching protein GlgB: MRSTAAVEDIYKIVYTEHHDPYAVLGIHEVEYKGKACVAVRAFMPLASHASVIRSFDDGSTKDYPMLRIHEEGFFEYVFEDEASPFPYQLRRETFDGAVHTFYDSYAFLPQLSDYDLHLFGEGNHYRVYDKLGAHYREVSGIGGVEFAVWAPNARSVSVIGSFNGWDRRRHAMRVLGSSGVWEIFIPGVTHGELYKYEIKSHDGHVFAKADPFGLAMEKRPRTASVVQVRPPFDWDDRAWLQHRKALDPMHSPISIYEVHIGSWKQNEDEEGRPLTYRELAETLVPYVHEQGYTHVEFMPIMEHPFDGSWGYQVSGYYAPTSRYGTPEDFKYLIDAFHRAGIGVILDWVPAHFPKDQHALGYFDGTHLFEHDDPRKGEHMDWGTLIFNYGRSEVKNFLIANALFWIERFHIDGLRIDAVASMLYLDYSRNEGEWVPNQYGGRENLEAIDFLRQLNWAIHSYFPGVMIMAEESTAFAGVTHPVDNNGLGFDLKWNMGWMNDTLKYFEKDPIFRKYHHNNLTFSLLYAFSERFLLPISHDEVVHGKNALISKMPGDYWQKFANMRLFFGYQYGHPGKKLLFMGQEFGQWNEWNHDTQLDWNLLDFDAHRQLLAWVRDLNTLYKNEPAMFEDDFSWEGFQWIDLEEADHSLLSFERIPKSTDQRLIFLCNFTPMVHHQYRLGVTDAGSYREVLNSDAEFYGGSGVGNFGRVESEDVPQHKREHSLVLTVPPLAVLILKRDD, translated from the coding sequence ATGCGATCTACTGCCGCCGTCGAAGACATTTACAAAATCGTCTACACCGAACACCACGACCCTTACGCCGTCCTTGGTATTCACGAAGTGGAATACAAGGGAAAAGCCTGCGTTGCCGTACGCGCGTTCATGCCGCTGGCCAGCCACGCCTCGGTCATTCGCAGCTTCGATGACGGCAGTACGAAAGACTATCCCATGCTGCGTATCCACGAAGAAGGGTTTTTCGAGTACGTCTTTGAAGATGAGGCCTCCCCCTTCCCATATCAGCTGCGGCGCGAAACGTTCGACGGCGCCGTGCACACGTTCTATGACAGCTACGCCTTTCTTCCCCAGCTGAGCGATTATGATCTGCATTTATTCGGTGAAGGCAACCACTATCGCGTGTACGACAAGCTCGGCGCACATTATCGTGAAGTAAGCGGTATCGGGGGCGTCGAATTCGCCGTCTGGGCGCCGAATGCGCGCAGCGTCAGCGTCATCGGTTCCTTCAACGGGTGGGACCGGCGCAGGCACGCCATGCGCGTTCTCGGCTCATCGGGCGTCTGGGAAATATTCATTCCCGGCGTCACCCACGGTGAACTCTACAAGTATGAGATCAAGTCGCATGACGGTCACGTGTTCGCGAAGGCGGATCCTTTCGGACTGGCGATGGAAAAGCGTCCCCGCACCGCCTCCGTCGTGCAGGTGCGTCCCCCTTTCGACTGGGATGACCGCGCATGGCTGCAGCATCGCAAAGCGCTCGATCCGATGCACTCCCCCATCTCGATCTATGAAGTGCACATCGGCTCCTGGAAACAGAATGAGGACGAAGAGGGTCGTCCGCTGACCTACCGTGAACTCGCCGAAACACTTGTGCCCTATGTGCATGAACAGGGATATACGCATGTGGAATTCATGCCGATCATGGAGCATCCATTCGACGGATCGTGGGGATACCAGGTTTCCGGGTACTACGCCCCCACCAGCCGCTACGGTACGCCCGAGGATTTCAAATATCTTATCGATGCCTTCCACCGTGCCGGTATCGGCGTCATCCTCGACTGGGTGCCGGCGCATTTTCCCAAGGATCAGCACGCTCTCGGATATTTCGACGGGACGCATCTCTTCGAACATGACGATCCCCGGAAGGGTGAACACATGGACTGGGGAACGCTGATCTTCAATTACGGACGCAGTGAGGTGAAGAATTTCCTGATTGCGAACGCCCTGTTCTGGATTGAACGCTTCCATATCGACGGATTGCGCATCGACGCCGTGGCGTCCATGCTCTATCTCGACTACTCCCGCAACGAGGGAGAATGGGTACCCAACCAGTATGGCGGCAGAGAGAATCTCGAGGCCATCGATTTCCTGCGGCAGTTGAACTGGGCCATCCATTCCTACTTCCCGGGCGTCATGATCATGGCCGAGGAATCCACGGCATTTGCCGGCGTGACGCATCCGGTGGATAACAACGGACTCGGATTCGACCTGAAATGGAATATGGGGTGGATGAACGATACGCTGAAGTATTTCGAGAAAGATCCGATTTTTCGCAAGTATCACCACAACAATCTCACGTTCAGTCTGCTGTATGCCTTCAGCGAACGCTTCCTGCTGCCGATATCTCACGACGAGGTCGTGCACGGGAAAAACGCACTGATCAGCAAAATGCCCGGTGATTACTGGCAGAAATTTGCGAACATGCGGCTGTTTTTCGGGTATCAGTATGGGCATCCGGGGAAGAAGCTGCTATTCATGGGACAGGAATTCGGCCAGTGGAATGAGTGGAATCACGACACGCAGCTTGACTGGAACCTTCTCGATTTCGATGCGCATCGCCAGCTGCTCGCCTGGGTTCGTGATCTGAACACCCTGTACAAGAACGAACCCGCAATGTTCGAGGACGATTTCTCATGGGAGGGATTTCAGTGGATCGATCTCGAGGAGGCGGATCACAGCCTGCTCTCGTTTGAGCGTATCCCGAAATCGACGGATCAGCGCCTGATTTTCCTCTGCAACTTCACCCCCATGGTGCATCATCAGTACAGACTGGGTGTCACCGATGCTGGGAGCTATCGCGAAGTCCTCAACAGCGATGCGGAGTTCTATGGCGGCAGCGGTGTCGGAAATTTCGGACGCGTGGAGAGTGAGGATGTTCCGCAGCACAAGCGTGAACACTCCCTCGTGCTCACTGTTCCCCCGTTGGCAGTGCTCATTCTGAAAAGGGACGATTAG
- a CDS encoding pullulanase — MNIEYARLVSLSTIHVQLSQPVPELGAHDIIIAPSVTVEHVDVDGGLVTITVDGIRLSRSYSVLVRKGGNAALDLTPCIDAMRPEVPLGCSVEEDVYVFRLFAPRAESVRLHLFESFNEEMGDVYHAEAQDSGIWRCVVKRSVDARWYAYSIEGSREKGEMFNSRILVGDPYAHAAVSRNTFRHATRCLLPDRIPSYDWKDDAHVTVAMEDLVVYEMHVRDMTAHPHGLPTQELPGTYAAVAEGGTLGVIDYLKSLGVNAVELLPLQQYAWMEPPYKEHAGDGVYNDWNPYERNHWGYMTSYFFAPEARYSRTARLEPGQWNAAAPEHVSEFKDMVRAFHRAGIAVIMDVVYNHTSQYDYQPLKYIDQRYYYRSTESGALLNDSGCGNDLDSRKFMTRRLIVESVLHWVDEYHIDGFRFDLASIIDADTFREIRDRVHERHPGIMLIAEPWGGEYNPAGFSDLDIAAWNDVFRNGVKGYDPIKGKGYLFGGWGQSSPEDFGKWVLGSVRSKGGPFRKHAHSINYLESHDGYTLGDFIRIATGMVSAGKVLEDTTAHLPLRGTELRIARLAAVMLFASRGGIMLHAGQEFARSKVIADSGVRDSTPGLLDHNSYEKDDATNWLDFRVLELNRPLFEYYRGLIALRAATRLLRHAAEDRYMFLAPETSLASGFCIAGDGGEPELAVLVNANHHDAARYQLPGKMRWKILVNAEQAGTSVLGMHEGTDLDVPPLTACIMQALTS, encoded by the coding sequence ATGAACATAGAGTACGCGCGGCTCGTGAGCCTTTCGACAATTCATGTTCAGCTGTCCCAGCCGGTCCCGGAACTCGGTGCGCACGATATCATCATCGCTCCGTCCGTCACCGTGGAACATGTTGATGTTGATGGTGGACTGGTCACGATCACTGTTGACGGAATCCGGCTCTCCCGCAGCTATTCCGTTCTCGTGCGCAAGGGTGGCAATGCCGCACTCGACCTCACGCCCTGCATCGACGCCATGCGTCCGGAGGTTCCGCTCGGCTGCAGCGTAGAAGAGGATGTGTATGTGTTCAGACTGTTCGCGCCGCGTGCCGAGAGCGTGAGACTGCACCTGTTCGAAAGCTTCAACGAAGAAATGGGAGATGTGTACCACGCCGAGGCGCAGGACAGCGGGATCTGGCGCTGCGTGGTGAAACGGTCGGTCGATGCGCGATGGTATGCCTACAGCATCGAAGGCAGTCGGGAAAAAGGCGAAATGTTCAATTCGCGCATCCTCGTCGGCGATCCCTATGCACATGCTGCGGTATCAAGGAATACGTTCAGGCATGCAACCCGCTGTCTGCTCCCCGATCGCATCCCCTCCTACGACTGGAAGGATGATGCGCATGTCACCGTGGCAATGGAAGACCTGGTGGTGTATGAAATGCATGTGCGGGACATGACGGCACATCCGCACGGACTCCCGACCCAGGAGTTGCCAGGGACGTACGCGGCTGTTGCCGAAGGGGGAACGCTGGGTGTGATAGATTACCTGAAATCGCTTGGAGTGAATGCGGTGGAGTTGCTGCCACTGCAGCAGTACGCGTGGATGGAGCCACCGTACAAAGAGCATGCGGGAGATGGTGTGTACAACGACTGGAATCCCTATGAACGGAATCACTGGGGGTACATGACGTCGTATTTCTTCGCACCTGAAGCCAGGTACTCACGTACTGCCAGGCTGGAGCCCGGGCAGTGGAACGCAGCTGCTCCGGAACACGTCTCGGAGTTCAAGGATATGGTCCGGGCGTTTCACAGGGCGGGAATTGCCGTCATCATGGACGTCGTGTACAACCACACCTCGCAGTACGATTATCAGCCGCTGAAATACATCGACCAGCGGTACTATTATCGCAGCACGGAGAGCGGAGCACTGCTCAATGACAGTGGCTGCGGGAATGATCTCGATTCCCGAAAATTCATGACACGGCGGCTTATCGTCGAGAGCGTGCTCCACTGGGTAGATGAATATCACATTGACGGATTTCGCTTCGATCTCGCGAGCATTATCGATGCGGACACGTTCAGGGAAATTCGTGACCGCGTACATGAGCGGCACCCGGGTATCATGCTCATCGCGGAACCCTGGGGTGGCGAATACAATCCCGCAGGGTTCTCCGATCTCGACATCGCGGCGTGGAACGACGTCTTTCGTAACGGCGTCAAGGGATATGATCCGATCAAAGGGAAAGGATATCTCTTCGGGGGATGGGGACAGAGTTCTCCGGAAGATTTCGGCAAGTGGGTGCTCGGTTCCGTGCGCAGCAAGGGGGGACCTTTCAGGAAGCATGCGCATTCCATCAACTACCTCGAGTCGCACGACGGATACACGCTCGGCGACTTTATTCGCATTGCGACGGGCATGGTGTCCGCCGGAAAGGTGCTCGAAGATACGACAGCGCATCTTCCGCTTCGTGGTACCGAGCTCAGGATTGCGCGACTGGCTGCTGTCATGCTGTTCGCATCCCGTGGCGGTATCATGCTGCATGCGGGACAGGAATTTGCGCGCAGTAAGGTGATTGCAGATAGCGGTGTGCGTGACAGCACACCCGGGCTGCTCGACCACAACAGTTATGAAAAAGATGATGCGACGAACTGGCTGGATTTTCGTGTGCTTGAGTTGAACCGGCCGCTGTTTGAGTACTATCGGGGATTGATCGCACTGCGTGCGGCAACGCGATTGCTGCGGCACGCCGCGGAGGACAGGTACATGTTCCTCGCACCCGAAACATCGCTTGCCAGTGGTTTCTGTATCGCAGGCGATGGAGGGGAACCGGAGCTTGCCGTTCTCGTCAATGCCAATCACCACGACGCGGCACGCTACCAGTTGCCGGGGAAGATGCGCTGGAAGATTCTCGTCAATGCCGAGCAGGCGGGAACGAGTGTGCTGGGGATGCATGAAGGGACGGATCTCGATGTTCCGCCCCTGACCGCCTGTATCATGCAGGCACTGACGTCCTAA
- a CDS encoding methyltransferase domain-containing protein, with amino-acid sequence MQLADHTAHYRTDAEEFDYFASQQGATDDATRRIQQAVLHTARPVSGDVICDVGSGGGWLLASLHDNTDIRVVSVDLGLRNLQRIREMHGERAWCVVADAAHLPFRPGSFTCGIASEVLEHCNDPEHVVRECAQLLGSGGRLVISTPYREVIRYSLCIHCNKPTPLNAHLHSFDEKRLTAMFTGAGLSQTRSFIFQNKAFLHLRLSQILRFLPYPLWRVIDRLFTFMNAKCHSITVTGKRS; translated from the coding sequence ATGCAGCTTGCCGACCACACCGCACATTACCGTACCGACGCCGAGGAATTTGATTATTTCGCCTCTCAGCAGGGAGCCACGGACGACGCGACACGCCGCATTCAGCAGGCTGTGCTCCATACAGCGCGCCCGGTTTCGGGTGATGTGATCTGTGATGTGGGCAGCGGAGGGGGATGGCTGCTGGCTTCCCTCCACGACAATACGGATATACGCGTCGTGAGCGTCGATCTTGGCCTGCGCAACCTCCAGCGCATCAGGGAAATGCACGGAGAGCGCGCCTGGTGCGTCGTCGCCGACGCTGCGCACCTCCCTTTTCGTCCCGGCAGTTTCACCTGCGGCATCGCTTCCGAAGTGCTCGAGCACTGCAACGATCCGGAGCACGTCGTGCGTGAGTGCGCCCAACTTCTCGGCAGCGGGGGGAGACTTGTCATTTCCACCCCGTATCGCGAAGTCATACGCTACTCTCTCTGTATTCACTGCAACAAACCCACTCCCCTGAACGCCCACCTGCACAGTTTTGACGAGAAACGGCTCACGGCAATGTTCACCGGCGCCGGACTTTCGCAAACGCGCAGCTTCATTTTTCAGAACAAGGCCTTCCTGCACCTTCGCCTCTCTCAGATCCTGCGTTTTCTGCCCTATCCCCTTTGGCGCGTTATCGATCGATTGTTTACATTTATGAATGCAAAATGTCACTCGATTACAGTGACAGGCAAACGTTCATGA
- the speB gene encoding agmatinase translates to MTMQTLGTEKNFLGLEAEHSSLGESAIAIVQAPYEHTVSYGGGTGKGPGAIIEASHYVEFWDEEFQRELSLDHGIATLEPLRFDGAVDAEAFAMIEEQVRALLDMEKFVVTLGGEHSISSAPIRAHFDKYPEMSVLQIDAHSDLRESYEGSKWSHASVMARVLDFLPPRQLVQAGVRAQCREEYERIEQDGIQTFFGWEIRQGIYGQSWKERVLDACAEHVYITFDVDGLDPSIMPSTGTPEPGGLFWDETVQLMKMLGKHRKIVGFDIVELAPVREVPGPDFLTAKLLSKMLNAAFLGR, encoded by the coding sequence TTGACAATGCAGACTCTCGGTACGGAAAAAAACTTTCTCGGACTTGAAGCCGAACACAGCAGTCTCGGTGAATCCGCCATAGCAATTGTGCAGGCACCGTATGAACACACCGTTTCATATGGAGGCGGTACCGGGAAGGGTCCCGGGGCCATCATTGAGGCGTCACATTATGTGGAGTTCTGGGACGAGGAGTTTCAGCGCGAACTGAGCTTAGATCACGGTATCGCAACGCTCGAGCCCCTGCGTTTTGATGGCGCTGTCGATGCTGAGGCGTTCGCCATGATCGAAGAGCAGGTGCGTGCACTGCTGGATATGGAGAAGTTCGTCGTAACACTCGGTGGCGAACACTCGATTTCATCCGCCCCCATTCGCGCACACTTCGATAAATACCCGGAAATGAGCGTCCTGCAGATCGACGCCCATTCCGATCTGCGCGAAAGCTACGAAGGTTCAAAATGGAGCCACGCCAGCGTGATGGCGCGTGTACTCGACTTCCTCCCTCCCCGGCAGCTTGTGCAGGCCGGTGTGCGTGCGCAATGCAGAGAAGAGTACGAACGGATCGAACAGGATGGGATTCAGACCTTCTTTGGCTGGGAAATCCGCCAGGGGATATACGGTCAGTCATGGAAGGAACGTGTGCTCGACGCCTGTGCGGAACACGTCTACATCACGTTCGACGTCGATGGACTCGATCCGTCAATCATGCCTTCAACAGGAACACCGGAACCGGGCGGGCTCTTCTGGGACGAGACCGTGCAGCTCATGAAAATGCTCGGGAAGCACCGGAAAATAGTTGGCTTTGATATCGTGGAACTGGCACCTGTCAGGGAAGTACCGGGACCGGATTTCCTGACCGCGAAGCTGCTCTCGAAAATGTTGAACGCTGCCTTTCTCGGCCGCTGA
- a CDS encoding RluA family pseudouridine synthase encodes MSDLQIENSADDIDDLQDDDSPDVTIYELHSAPNARRVRLDQFITRSVENASRSKVKSLIDAGGVTVNGEIVSKAGRLVQPGDTVVCTVPKPPPPEVVPEDIPLEIVYEDDDVLVVNKPAGMVTHPAFGNYSGTLVNALLYYTSQLSRERGEERPGILHRLDKDTSGLLAVAKTERAHQYIARQFASHSIEREYQAIVWGTPSPSAGSVDAPIARHRSDRKKMAIVEGGKRAVTHYEVLKEYPAFSLIRCRLETGRTHQIRVHLSSIHHPVFGDPTYGGRRIHYGNVTGRFKSLVNGLLELLPRQALHARTLGFMHPVSHTLVSVQSELPEDMQEALRRLEEYYGE; translated from the coding sequence ATGTCTGATCTGCAGATCGAAAACTCTGCTGATGATATAGACGATCTGCAGGATGACGACAGTCCTGACGTTACCATCTACGAGCTGCACTCAGCGCCGAATGCGCGCCGTGTGCGGCTCGATCAGTTTATTACCAGGAGCGTCGAAAACGCATCACGCAGCAAGGTGAAATCGCTTATTGACGCAGGGGGCGTGACGGTCAATGGTGAAATAGTGTCGAAGGCGGGACGGCTGGTACAGCCGGGAGACACTGTCGTATGCACGGTACCAAAACCGCCTCCCCCGGAGGTCGTGCCCGAAGACATCCCCCTCGAGATCGTTTATGAAGACGATGATGTGCTCGTGGTCAACAAGCCTGCGGGAATGGTGACGCATCCCGCCTTTGGCAATTACAGCGGCACACTGGTGAATGCACTGCTGTATTACACCTCGCAGCTCTCACGGGAACGCGGAGAGGAACGACCCGGTATTCTGCATCGATTGGATAAGGACACCTCCGGACTGCTCGCCGTCGCAAAGACGGAGCGAGCGCATCAGTATATCGCCCGCCAATTTGCTTCCCACAGCATCGAGCGGGAATACCAGGCCATTGTGTGGGGGACACCTTCACCGTCTGCCGGGTCTGTGGATGCACCGATCGCGCGGCATCGGAGCGACAGGAAGAAAATGGCTATTGTCGAAGGGGGGAAGCGGGCGGTGACGCACTATGAAGTGCTGAAGGAATATCCTGCCTTTTCGCTTATACGCTGCAGGCTGGAAACGGGCCGCACCCATCAGATTCGTGTGCATCTCTCGTCAATTCATCATCCCGTGTTTGGTGATCCGACGTATGGGGGACGCCGGATTCACTACGGGAATGTGACCGGACGGTTTAAATCCCTGGTAAACGGACTGCTTGAGCTTCTTCCGCGCCAGGCGCTGCATGCAAGAACGCTGGGATTTATGCATCCCGTATCGCATACGCTCGTGAGCGTGCAATCGGAACTACCTGAGGACATGCAGGAAGCGTTGCGCCGACTGGAAGAATACTACGGGGAATAA
- the lspA gene encoding signal peptidase II, which translates to MRILLLSLGVLVADQVTKLLVKGISIPFLGISIEGMHYGESIPVFGDWFKITYIENPNMAFGLEFGGKPLLVAVALIASIGIVVYLWKHRETKPWFRVALALILAGAVGNLIDRTFYGLIDDSAALFQGNVVDFINFDLFTVNLFGSSFKFWPIWNIADAAVSVGVVLLLIIGLPQKEGKPEEALPAASGNEPANDV; encoded by the coding sequence ATGCGCATTCTTTTGTTATCGCTTGGTGTTCTGGTCGCCGACCAGGTCACCAAGCTTCTTGTTAAAGGCATCAGTATTCCCTTTCTCGGTATCTCGATTGAGGGAATGCACTACGGTGAATCCATCCCCGTCTTCGGTGACTGGTTCAAAATCACGTATATCGAGAACCCGAACATGGCCTTTGGCCTCGAGTTCGGTGGCAAGCCCCTGCTCGTTGCCGTTGCGCTCATTGCGTCCATTGGGATCGTTGTCTATCTGTGGAAGCACAGGGAAACCAAACCATGGTTCCGCGTGGCGCTTGCACTCATTCTGGCAGGTGCGGTAGGGAATCTCATTGATCGCACGTTTTACGGGCTCATCGATGACTCCGCGGCACTTTTTCAGGGAAATGTCGTTGATTTCATCAATTTCGATCTGTTCACCGTGAACCTGTTTGGATCATCGTTCAAGTTCTGGCCGATCTGGAATATAGCGGATGCCGCAGTATCCGTCGGTGTCGTGCTGCTTCTGATTATCGGACTGCCACAGAAGGAGGGGAAGCCAGAAGAAGCCCTGCCAGCTGCATCCGGAAACGAACCGGCCAACGATGTCTGA
- a CDS encoding TraR/DksA C4-type zinc finger protein, whose product MAKKAAAAKGSAATKRKTGTRKASTKAKTEAKGAAEETKPKRKYTRRSKKTPVAVPKYQGKQGSLLRKNREAVVPASPREEVRHTDANLEYFKGIILQKIHDANEELYSIEERLKDGSSGEYSEDSTYSLHMADQGTDAMEREKAYLFAARERKFISHLTDALQRIKSGNYGICIVCGNLIEKGRLEAVPHARMCISCKQETKVR is encoded by the coding sequence GTGGCGAAGAAAGCCGCAGCCGCGAAAGGCAGTGCAGCCACGAAGCGGAAAACCGGCACGCGCAAAGCCTCAACCAAGGCAAAAACCGAGGCGAAGGGCGCAGCTGAGGAAACGAAACCGAAGCGCAAGTATACGCGTCGCAGCAAGAAAACACCTGTTGCTGTTCCGAAATATCAGGGCAAGCAGGGATCACTGCTGCGGAAAAACCGTGAAGCCGTCGTTCCTGCGTCCCCACGTGAGGAAGTACGACATACTGACGCGAACCTTGAGTATTTCAAGGGGATTATTCTTCAGAAAATTCATGATGCGAATGAGGAACTGTACAGCATCGAGGAACGCCTTAAAGACGGTTCTTCAGGTGAATACAGCGAAGATTCGACATACTCCCTGCACATGGCTGATCAGGGTACGGACGCCATGGAAAGGGAAAAAGCATATCTTTTCGCTGCACGCGAACGCAAGTTCATCTCCCATCTTACCGATGCCCTGCAGCGGATCAAGAGCGGGAATTATGGTATCTGCATCGTGTGTGGCAACCTGATTGAGAAAGGCCGGCTCGAAGCGGTGCCGCATGCCCGCATGTGCATCAGCTGCAAACAGGAAACCAAGGTCCGCTGA